The Seleniivibrio woodruffii genome window below encodes:
- a CDS encoding flagellin, which yields MALTVYTNVNSLIAQNYVNQTSSNISKNLEKLSSGLRINSAADDASGLAISEKLRGQISGLKRASSNAQDGISMLQTAEGGLATIQSMTQRMRELAVQASNGVYTSNDRAEIQKEVDQLKEEIDRVASSTEFNTKKLLNGNATALWSTDKGNSIDVAVTGKVAEGNYNLEVTVDPGKNYVYKSDVMTLNSDAVGGEIVEDGAAGDNDSNVTSVTDIKTMATSGTSYYTVNVGDVSANTSATMTVTGSYQQAGSSFSVATAATVSTATSSGYVEVKFDQDVTAGATAISAKIRFINAKTGDVGDWVTVTAAATGSTISISSADTVALTDTAGGTLGFDMTISLGVSGKIQSGDKVLLAQSGAVTTADSIASSGGGTIKISDGPSGQAGPTINFTTASSLTKKDNGDDVVDANNVTVYYASIDSGTGNIDVGSMTLNFKEGSNATDANGLTKTDSFNLEVRGGGEAATSSTKLRDIALFTTSDGRNLFDQTQELTIFGNGSSKTIYLEGDDTVSDFETKMTDAIKALGMGATSETSDVVSDVNNNLVNYVSTETDNTNEALKGSFVIQTAKLGNDSQLSFVGDENLINALSLATIQEGENSELTIKVTDAHTGNTVGSDKVNDYTLKNVIAGVEVKVDSALGLDITWDDTNKEMTFNAGTAEDIKLHLVDNSTELQIGANEGQTINTSIAQADTYALGLSDVLMVDQESAQKSITMIDSALNKISSARATIGAQINRLDYTIAGLDTTRENLTASESRIRDLDMASEMSDFTKNQILSQAGVAMISQANAQSQLALQLLG from the coding sequence ATGGCGTTAACAGTATATACTAACGTCAACTCGCTGATCGCTCAGAATTATGTGAATCAGACGAGCAGCAACATTTCAAAAAACCTTGAGAAACTGTCATCCGGTCTCAGAATAAACAGTGCCGCAGACGACGCATCCGGCCTTGCTATTTCTGAGAAACTCCGCGGACAGATCTCAGGTCTCAAAAGAGCATCATCAAACGCTCAGGACGGTATTTCTATGCTTCAGACCGCAGAGGGCGGTCTGGCAACAATCCAGTCTATGACTCAGAGAATGAGAGAGCTGGCTGTTCAGGCATCCAACGGCGTTTACACTTCAAACGACCGTGCGGAGATCCAGAAAGAGGTTGATCAGCTGAAAGAAGAGATCGACCGTGTTGCCTCCTCAACTGAGTTCAACACCAAAAAGCTCCTTAACGGAAACGCCACTGCACTGTGGTCAACCGACAAAGGAAACTCCATCGATGTAGCTGTTACCGGCAAAGTGGCAGAGGGCAACTATAACCTCGAAGTCACTGTTGACCCCGGTAAAAACTATGTCTACAAATCAGACGTTATGACACTTAACTCTGATGCAGTGGGCGGCGAAATCGTTGAAGACGGCGCAGCAGGCGACAACGATTCAAACGTTACGTCTGTAACCGACATCAAAACAATGGCCACTTCCGGCACAAGCTACTACACAGTGAACGTGGGCGACGTTTCTGCTAACACATCTGCAACTATGACAGTTACAGGTTCATATCAGCAGGCAGGTTCCTCATTCTCAGTAGCAACAGCGGCAACAGTTTCAACTGCAACTTCATCCGGCTACGTCGAAGTTAAATTCGATCAGGATGTAACAGCAGGCGCAACTGCAATTTCTGCAAAAATCAGATTCATCAACGCCAAAACAGGCGATGTTGGCGACTGGGTAACCGTTACAGCTGCTGCAACAGGCAGCACTATCAGCATATCTTCAGCTGACACGGTAGCTCTGACAGACACAGCCGGCGGTACACTTGGCTTCGACATGACCATCAGCCTCGGCGTTAGCGGCAAAATCCAGTCTGGTGACAAAGTGCTTCTGGCTCAGTCAGGTGCTGTTACAACCGCTGACAGCATCGCATCATCAGGCGGCGGTACCATCAAAATTTCCGATGGTCCCTCCGGACAGGCAGGCCCCACAATCAACTTCACAACCGCAAGCTCGCTGACTAAAAAGGATAACGGCGACGACGTTGTGGATGCAAACAACGTAACAGTTTACTATGCATCCATCGACAGCGGCACAGGTAACATTGATGTGGGTTCTATGACCCTTAACTTCAAAGAAGGCAGCAACGCTACAGATGCTAACGGTCTTACCAAGACCGACTCCTTCAACCTTGAAGTAAGAGGCGGCGGCGAAGCTGCAACATCCAGCACCAAACTGAGAGACATTGCACTGTTCACCACCAGTGACGGACGCAACCTGTTCGACCAGACTCAGGAGCTGACAATCTTCGGTAACGGTTCATCAAAAACCATCTATCTGGAAGGCGATGACACAGTTTCCGATTTCGAAACCAAAATGACAGATGCCATCAAGGCACTGGGCATGGGCGCAACAAGCGAAACCAGCGACGTGGTTTCCGATGTCAACAACAACCTTGTAAACTACGTTTCAACTGAAACTGACAACACTAACGAAGCTCTGAAAGGTTCTTTCGTTATTCAGACAGCGAAACTGGGCAATGACAGCCAACTGTCATTCGTTGGTGACGAAAACCTCATCAACGCTCTGTCTCTGGCCACAATTCAGGAAGGCGAGAACAGCGAGCTGACAATCAAGGTTACAGATGCCCACACAGGCAACACTGTAGGCTCGGATAAAGTTAACGACTATACACTGAAAAACGTTATCGCAGGCGTTGAGGTTAAAGTCGACAGCGCACTCGGTCTTGACATCACTTGGGACGACACCAACAAGGAGATGACTTTCAATGCCGGAACAGCTGAAGATATCAAACTTCACCTTGTCGATAACTCCACAGAGCTTCAGATAGGCGCAAACGAAGGTCAGACCATCAACACAAGCATCGCTCAGGCAGACACTTATGCTCTGGGTCTTTCAGATGTGCTTATGGTAGATCAGGAAAGCGCACAGAAATCTATCACAATGATAGATTCAGCTCTTAACAAGATCTCCAGTGCAAGAGCGACAATCGGTGCTCAGATCAACAGACTTGACTACACCATCGCAGGCCTTGACACTACAAGAGAGAACCTGACAGCTTCCGAATCCAGAATCCGTGATCTGGACATGGCTTCAGAAATGTCAGATTTCACTAAGAATCAGATCCTCAGCCAGGCTGGCGTAGCTATGATTTCTCAGGCTAACGCTCAGTCTCAGCTGGCTCTGCAACTTCTTGGTTAA
- a CDS encoding flagellar protein FlaG, with amino-acid sequence MSSISITPTAADTRTSNVAYTNEQRQTVPAKEGSRSGSQEQEKKPRKDEVNTAVSELNKTLDSLNVRREFRIDDSINEVIVKIIDKDEQKVIRQIPSEEAIKLSKNIREMVGLLYDSTS; translated from the coding sequence ATGAGTAGCATTAGTATTACACCAACTGCCGCAGACACCAGAACCAGCAATGTTGCATACACGAATGAACAACGCCAGACTGTGCCTGCAAAGGAAGGCAGCAGAAGCGGGAGTCAGGAGCAGGAAAAAAAGCCTCGCAAAGACGAAGTTAACACTGCCGTCAGCGAGCTTAACAAAACTCTGGATTCCCTGAACGTCAGACGTGAGTTCAGGATTGATGATTCCATTAACGAGGTAATCGTTAAGATCATCGATAAGGATGAACAAAAAGTTATAAGACAGATACCATCTGAGGAAGCGATAAAGTTATCGAAGAATATAAGAGAGATGGTTGGACTTTTATACGACAGCACGTCATAA
- the cysK gene encoding cysteine synthase A produces the protein MKIFENNTLAIGETPLIKLNSIKGTEKNNILVKVEGRNPAYSVKCRVGAYILNEAIKNGELKPEMSVLEATSGNTGIGLAFAGAALGYEVAIVMPDNMSLERRLMMKAFGAKLILTDGTKGMAGAVAEADKMLKENPGKYYLANQFRNPYNPLVHEKTTGPEILRDTDGCVDMVVCGIGTGGTISGIGRFLKEKAGKNVVMVGVEPSKSPVITQKVNGERLKPGPHNIQGIGAGFIPEVLDLSTIDHMELVDDAVALDYSRLLAKAEGIICGISSGAAVAAALAAADKLGMTGKNIVVILPDSGERYLSSGLFN, from the coding sequence ATGAAAATCTTTGAGAACAATACACTCGCAATCGGCGAGACTCCATTAATAAAGCTGAACAGCATAAAAGGCACCGAAAAGAACAACATTCTGGTGAAGGTTGAGGGGCGCAACCCCGCATATTCCGTTAAATGCAGAGTGGGAGCATATATCCTTAACGAAGCTATAAAAAACGGTGAACTGAAGCCCGAAATGTCGGTTCTGGAGGCAACCAGCGGAAACACAGGCATAGGTCTGGCTTTTGCGGGTGCGGCTCTGGGATATGAGGTCGCCATAGTTATGCCCGACAACATGAGCCTTGAACGCCGCCTGATGATGAAGGCGTTCGGCGCAAAGCTGATACTCACCGACGGCACAAAAGGAATGGCGGGCGCGGTTGCCGAAGCCGACAAAATGCTTAAGGAAAACCCCGGCAAATACTATCTGGCCAACCAGTTCAGAAACCCCTATAACCCTCTTGTCCACGAAAAGACCACTGGCCCTGAAATCCTCAGGGACACCGACGGATGTGTCGACATGGTGGTATGCGGGATAGGAACCGGAGGAACCATCTCCGGTATAGGCCGCTTCCTGAAAGAGAAGGCAGGAAAGAACGTTGTGATGGTTGGTGTCGAACCCTCAAAAAGCCCCGTCATAACTCAGAAGGTAAACGGCGAAAGACTGAAGCCCGGCCCCCACAATATTCAGGGGATAGGCGCAGGTTTTATTCCTGAGGTTCTGGATCTTAGCACCATCGACCACATGGAGCTGGTTGACGATGCGGTGGCTCTGGACTATTCCAGACTGCTTGCGAAAGCCGAGGGGATAATCTGCGGAATATCATCCGGTGCGGCTGTTGCGGCGGCTCTTGCGGCGGCTGACAAACTGGGCATGACGGGTAAGAACATAGTAGTTATCCTGCCCGATTCAGGCGAAAGATACCTCAGCTCCGGCCTGTTCAACTAA
- a CDS encoding heavy-metal-associated domain-containing protein — MKEKVFNVSGMKCKHCVMTVTEAVSEVEGVQSCDVSLEKGTVTVKFDDTVDESEISSAIKEEGFGVA, encoded by the coding sequence ATGAAAGAAAAGGTGTTCAACGTATCAGGCATGAAGTGCAAACATTGCGTGATGACCGTTACAGAGGCGGTTTCAGAGGTTGAAGGCGTTCAGTCATGCGATGTCAGCCTCGAAAAAGGTACGGTAACAGTTAAATTTGATGATACAGTGGATGAATCCGAAATTTCTTCCGCAATCAAGGAAGAGGGATTCGGCGTTGCATGA
- a CDS encoding MOSC domain-containing protein → MAKVQSLNISETKGVRKTPVDSVKLVTDFGIANDAHAGKWHRQVSLLATESIKKMKDMGLDVTSGDFAENITTEGIDLMSLIVGDTVNIGGVDITISQLGKICHHRCAIFYQAGDCVMPREGIFGVVRNDGDIKVGDEVTFKPKEGLSVCVITLSDKGSKGEREDETGPAVLKLLKEKLNVCFSRIEMQADDQEPLENTLKYMCDLQKFDLVVTNGSTGVSPRDIAPDATLNVITKRMPGFEEAMRMESFKKTNRALISRAVVGARGNTLIVNVPGSPKGAVENLEVIIDAIPHCIEKLQGSKADCAQ, encoded by the coding sequence ATGGCTAAAGTTCAGAGTCTGAACATAAGCGAAACTAAGGGGGTCAGAAAGACTCCGGTGGACAGTGTTAAGCTTGTCACTGATTTCGGGATTGCAAACGATGCCCACGCAGGCAAGTGGCACCGTCAGGTCAGTCTGCTGGCCACAGAGAGCATTAAGAAAATGAAGGACATGGGGCTTGATGTCACCAGCGGCGATTTCGCTGAGAACATCACAACAGAGGGAATAGACCTCATGAGCCTCATCGTCGGCGATACAGTCAACATCGGCGGAGTCGATATCACCATCAGCCAGCTCGGTAAAATATGCCACCACAGATGTGCAATATTCTATCAGGCAGGGGACTGCGTTATGCCCCGTGAGGGCATATTCGGCGTGGTCCGAAATGACGGCGATATAAAAGTAGGAGATGAGGTCACTTTTAAACCCAAGGAAGGACTTTCCGTCTGCGTGATAACCCTCAGCGACAAGGGGAGCAAAGGCGAGAGAGAGGACGAAACAGGCCCCGCAGTGCTTAAGCTTCTGAAAGAAAAGCTGAATGTATGTTTCTCCAGAATCGAAATGCAGGCGGACGATCAGGAGCCTCTTGAGAACACACTTAAGTATATGTGCGATCTCCAGAAATTCGATCTTGTCGTAACAAACGGCTCAACAGGCGTGTCGCCCCGTGACATAGCTCCGGACGCAACGCTCAATGTCATCACCAAGCGTATGCCCGGTTTTGAAGAGGCTATGCGCATGGAGAGCTTTAAAAAGACCAACCGTGCCCTCATCAGCCGTGCTGTTGTGGGTGCAAGAGGCAACACACTCATAGTAAACGTGCCCGGCAGTCCCAAAGGGGCGGTGGAGAATCTTGAGGTCATCATCGACGCCATTCCCCACTGCATCGAAAAACTGCAAGGGTCCAAGGCGGACTGCGCACAGTGA
- the tmk gene encoding dTMP kinase has translation MKDYPLYIALDGIDGCGKTTLSQGIYKEFTKLGRRVKLTREPGGTEVGMLLRQLLVNQKFALEPETELMLYCADRLEHQTKLVLPNLESGRDVISDRFLSSTYAYQIFGRGLDKPFLDYLSQHSVKRMPDITFIIDIDPKTALNRAVERLKRDGMMQDEGKFESLGTEFYEKVHEGFVWYADTHENVWTINGMQPKEAVLADVMAILDNFV, from the coding sequence GTGAAGGATTACCCGCTCTACATAGCTCTGGACGGAATAGACGGCTGCGGAAAGACCACTCTGTCTCAGGGCATCTATAAAGAATTTACAAAGCTCGGCCGCAGGGTGAAACTCACCCGCGAGCCGGGCGGTACCGAGGTCGGCATGCTTCTGCGCCAGCTTCTGGTGAACCAGAAGTTCGCCCTTGAGCCTGAGACTGAGCTGATGCTCTACTGTGCCGACAGGCTGGAGCACCAGACAAAACTGGTTCTGCCGAACCTTGAATCCGGCAGGGATGTCATAAGCGACAGGTTTTTGTCCTCGACCTATGCCTATCAGATTTTCGGCAGAGGTCTGGACAAGCCTTTTCTGGACTATCTGTCACAGCATAGTGTTAAAAGGATGCCCGATATAACCTTTATCATCGATATAGACCCGAAAACGGCTCTGAACAGGGCTGTGGAGAGGCTGAAAAGGGACGGGATGATGCAGGACGAGGGCAAGTTCGAATCTCTGGGCACAGAGTTTTACGAAAAGGTTCACGAGGGTTTCGTCTGGTATGCGGACACCCATGAGAACGTATGGACAATAAACGGCATGCAGCCTAAAGAGGCTGTTCTGGCCGACGTTATGGCTATTCTGGATAACTTTGTATGA
- a CDS encoding ATP-binding protein, with protein MKIIGHEKEKEIFGRVLKENRLHHAYILSGREGTGKKLFAKALAKAVLCENGAFLTDCKCRQCVLADSGAHPDIHIIEESPLKIDKAREISADAFMTPLTARKKAYVIDSADTFGQEAANALLKTLEEPPADTYFFLITSRYPQVLHTIRSRCISIGFGLLSDDEVCEVVSSNSDKTDDEIKAAVAISSGSAGYALYMLENMEKQPTFGKTLNPVELFFEIESLDDKEKVRAYCASLYGYLLEKYKRTGNETLLDFSNYLLDILKRLEYNVSLDIFRLDLYIKTIEVLSEKS; from the coding sequence ATGAAAATCATAGGGCATGAGAAGGAAAAAGAGATCTTCGGCAGGGTTCTGAAAGAGAACAGACTGCATCATGCCTATATACTCAGCGGCCGTGAGGGCACAGGAAAAAAACTTTTTGCAAAAGCACTTGCAAAGGCTGTGCTGTGCGAGAACGGTGCATTTCTCACCGACTGCAAATGCCGTCAGTGCGTTCTGGCGGACAGCGGCGCACATCCGGATATACACATCATAGAGGAATCCCCGCTTAAGATAGACAAAGCGAGGGAGATATCGGCCGACGCCTTCATGACGCCGCTTACGGCAAGAAAAAAGGCATATGTAATCGACAGTGCGGATACCTTCGGACAGGAGGCGGCCAACGCACTGCTGAAAACCCTTGAGGAACCTCCGGCGGACACATATTTCTTTCTTATAACATCCCGATATCCGCAGGTTCTGCACACCATCCGCTCAAGATGCATCAGCATAGGCTTCGGGCTTCTCAGCGACGATGAGGTCTGTGAGGTGGTGAGCTCAAACAGCGACAAAACCGACGATGAGATAAAGGCGGCCGTGGCAATCAGCTCCGGTTCGGCCGGATATGCTCTGTACATGCTTGAAAATATGGAAAAACAGCCCACGTTCGGCAAAACGCTGAACCCCGTTGAGCTGTTTTTTGAGATAGAATCTCTGGACGACAAAGAGAAAGTGCGTGCCTACTGCGCTTCGCTGTACGGCTATCTCCTTGAAAAATATAAGAGAACGGGTAACGAAACTCTGCTCGATTTCTCCAACTATTTACTGGATATTTTAAAAAGGCTTGAGTATAATGTCAGTTTAGACATATTCAGGCTTGACCTGTACATAAAAACTATTGAGGTACTTAGTGAGAAAAGTTAA
- a CDS encoding PSP1 domain-containing protein, which produces MRKVNAIGVAFKPAGKIYDFLSCGVEAKFGEKVIVETEKGEDMANVIHSARDIEVDDKAEMKNVIRKATMADFEQRKINAADEPAAFKACKEFVVQHNLDMKLLKAEYTLDRSKLTFFFTADGRIDFRLLVRDLARVFRTRIEMRQVGVRDATKMIGGFGLCGKEFCCSTFLRKFDNISIKMAKDQNLILNPTKISGVCGRLMCCLMYEKDSYDGDIVSCCRKQQPVMEGDDMVRLKDLLDDHSGGEI; this is translated from the coding sequence GTGAGAAAAGTTAATGCCATAGGCGTGGCCTTCAAGCCCGCAGGCAAGATATATGATTTCCTCTCTTGCGGCGTTGAGGCCAAATTCGGAGAGAAAGTTATCGTTGAAACCGAAAAGGGCGAGGACATGGCAAACGTGATTCATTCCGCCCGTGACATAGAAGTGGACGACAAAGCGGAGATGAAAAACGTCATCCGCAAAGCCACCATGGCCGATTTTGAACAGCGCAAAATAAACGCCGCAGACGAACCGGCGGCTTTCAAGGCTTGCAAAGAATTCGTGGTTCAGCATAATCTGGACATGAAGCTCCTCAAGGCGGAATATACGCTGGACAGAAGCAAGCTGACGTTCTTTTTCACAGCTGACGGCAGAATAGACTTCCGCCTGCTGGTGCGTGACCTCGCAAGGGTATTCCGCACCCGCATCGAAATGAGACAGGTCGGCGTTCGGGACGCCACCAAGATGATAGGCGGATTCGGCCTCTGCGGCAAAGAGTTCTGCTGTTCCACCTTCTTAAGAAAATTTGACAACATATCAATAAAAATGGCCAAAGATCAGAACCTCATCCTGAACCCCACGAAAATTTCCGGGGTTTGCGGAAGGCTTATGTGCTGTCTGATGTATGAAAAGGATTCATACGACGGCGATATAGTTTCATGCTGCCGCAAACAGCAGCCCGTTATGGAGGGTGACGATATGGTGCGGCTGAAAGACCTGCTCGACGACCATTCCGGAGGAGAGATATGA
- the metG gene encoding methionine--tRNA ligase has product MSERTFYITTPIYYVNDVPHIGHAYTTVACDTISRYKRLCGYDVNFLTGTDEHGQKIEQAAQKRNITPKQLADEVVTRYQSLWEKLNISNTDFIRTTDERHKEGVRKIFRTMRDKGDIYVDHYEGWYCTPCETYLTETQLLEGNACPSCGRETAKLKEPSYFFKMSKYGDALLKHIEANKDFIRPESRRNEIISFIKEGLRDLSVSRVSFKWGIPVPEDEDHVIYVWIDALTNYIAALGYGNADDSNFGKYWPADFHVVGKDILRFHTVYWPTMLMSAELPLPKSVFAHGWWTVEGQKMSKSMGNAIDPNWLVEKFGVDAIRYFLLREVPFGLDGDFSFKGLIHRINGDLANDLGNLLNRTMGMVNRYFDGTVPAYTDRSEYDEALEALISKVFDDVDTHLNNLAFNKALASLWELVSALNKYIDDNAPWALAKDEAKKARLGSVLYTVLDGIRLVSLLLYPFVPDTALKIRKQLNTSLDIEKADENSLKAVRRLESGQKLGEAEQLFPRIDEKEMLESLKPAEKSADVKKAEAAADAIDFAYFSKMVIKAGKVVESERVEKSDKLLKLKVDLGDGDIRQVVSGIAKSYQAEEMLGKTVAVVANLKPAKLMNIQSEAMILAATQADKHVVIELPDSIEAGTIIK; this is encoded by the coding sequence ATGAGCGAGAGAACATTTTATATCACCACGCCTATTTACTATGTAAACGACGTGCCCCACATCGGCCATGCGTATACAACTGTGGCGTGTGACACCATCAGCAGATATAAAAGGCTCTGCGGCTACGACGTAAATTTCCTGACGGGAACCGACGAACATGGCCAGAAGATCGAACAGGCGGCTCAGAAGCGGAACATAACCCCCAAACAGCTTGCAGATGAAGTTGTGACCAGATATCAGAGCCTGTGGGAGAAACTCAATATTTCAAATACTGACTTCATCCGCACAACTGACGAAAGACATAAAGAGGGTGTACGCAAGATCTTCCGCACAATGCGGGACAAAGGCGACATCTACGTCGACCACTACGAAGGCTGGTACTGCACCCCCTGCGAAACCTACCTCACAGAAACCCAGCTGCTTGAGGGCAATGCATGCCCCTCTTGCGGACGTGAGACAGCGAAGCTGAAAGAGCCCAGCTACTTCTTCAAAATGAGCAAATACGGTGATGCGCTCCTTAAACATATCGAAGCGAATAAGGATTTCATCCGCCCCGAATCGAGAAGAAACGAAATAATATCATTCATAAAAGAGGGTCTGCGTGACCTCTCCGTATCCCGTGTGTCCTTTAAATGGGGCATTCCGGTTCCGGAGGACGAAGACCATGTTATCTACGTATGGATAGACGCACTGACCAACTATATCGCCGCTCTCGGCTACGGCAACGCAGACGACAGCAATTTCGGCAAATACTGGCCTGCGGATTTCCATGTGGTCGGCAAAGATATTCTCCGCTTCCACACCGTCTATTGGCCTACAATGCTTATGAGTGCGGAACTTCCTCTGCCCAAAAGCGTTTTCGCACACGGCTGGTGGACTGTCGAGGGGCAGAAGATGTCCAAATCCATGGGCAACGCAATCGACCCCAACTGGCTTGTTGAGAAGTTCGGCGTGGATGCCATCCGCTATTTCCTGCTGAGGGAGGTTCCCTTCGGTCTGGACGGCGACTTTTCGTTCAAAGGTCTCATCCACCGCATCAACGGCGATCTGGCCAACGACCTCGGAAACCTGCTGAACCGTACAATGGGAATGGTCAACCGCTACTTTGACGGAACAGTGCCCGCATACACCGACAGAAGCGAATATGACGAGGCTCTGGAAGCCCTCATCAGCAAAGTTTTTGACGATGTGGACACACACCTGAACAACCTTGCGTTCAACAAGGCGCTTGCTTCCCTCTGGGAGCTTGTGAGCGCACTGAACAAATATATCGACGACAACGCACCCTGGGCTCTGGCGAAGGATGAGGCGAAGAAAGCCCGTCTGGGTTCCGTGCTCTACACAGTGCTGGACGGCATCCGTCTGGTGTCTCTGCTGCTCTATCCTTTCGTGCCGGATACTGCGCTTAAGATAAGAAAACAGCTGAACACATCACTGGACATTGAAAAAGCTGACGAAAACTCGCTGAAAGCCGTCCGCAGACTGGAAAGCGGTCAGAAACTGGGCGAGGCCGAACAGCTTTTCCCCAGAATAGATGAAAAAGAGATGCTGGAATCACTGAAACCCGCAGAAAAATCCGCAGATGTTAAAAAGGCGGAAGCGGCGGCGGATGCCATCGATTTCGCATATTTTTCGAAAATGGTCATAAAGGCCGGAAAGGTTGTGGAGTCCGAGCGGGTTGAGAAATCCGACAAGCTCCTCAAACTTAAAGTTGACCTCGGCGACGGCGATATCCGTCAGGTGGTCTCCGGCATCGCCAAGAGCTATCAGGCGGAAGAGATGCTGGGTAAAACGGTAGCCGTTGTGGCTAACCTGAAACCCGCAAAGCTGATGAACATCCAGTCCGAGGCTATGATACTTGCGGCCACACAGGCTGACAAGCATGTGGTCATCGAACTGCCCGACAGCATTGAAGCAGGAACGATAATTAAGTAA
- a CDS encoding TatD family hydrolase, translating to MINKSGSPLHHQFLMELEAAGKAGAFFTDSHAHIHMEPIAAEMAEVLKRAQANHVRRVVTIGCGYEDSLLAQTAAETYENVFFAAGIHPHDSAETPDNADELFGSIFKHPKCIAVGEIGLDYYYDHSPRDVQQDVFRHFLRLAVEHEKPVVIHNRDSAEDCVRILNDEVKGRDRNGIIHCFSGDIELLRWALDNGFYISYAGPVTYAKSDDLRATLQYVPVDRLLVETDCPYLSPMPFRGKTNEPANTVYNAYEISTIKSMNLYDFAVQLEKNYKYLFQA from the coding sequence ATGATAAACAAATCCGGAAGTCCCCTGCACCACCAGTTTCTTATGGAGCTGGAAGCGGCAGGAAAGGCGGGGGCGTTCTTCACAGATTCCCACGCCCACATACATATGGAACCCATTGCCGCCGAAATGGCGGAAGTTCTTAAACGTGCACAGGCGAACCATGTCCGCCGTGTCGTTACCATCGGATGCGGCTATGAGGACAGTCTCCTCGCTCAGACGGCCGCCGAAACCTACGAAAACGTCTTTTTCGCCGCAGGAATACACCCTCACGATTCTGCTGAAACACCTGATAATGCTGATGAGCTGTTTGGCAGTATTTTTAAGCATCCCAAATGCATTGCGGTCGGTGAGATAGGTCTGGATTACTACTACGACCATTCTCCACGTGACGTTCAGCAGGACGTTTTCAGGCATTTTTTGAGGCTGGCTGTTGAGCACGAAAAACCTGTTGTTATACACAACCGTGACTCCGCAGAGGACTGCGTGCGGATACTGAACGACGAAGTGAAAGGGCGTGACCGAAACGGCATAATCCATTGTTTCAGCGGCGACATCGAGCTTCTGCGCTGGGCACTGGACAACGGATTTTATATATCCTATGCAGGGCCTGTGACCTATGCCAAATCCGACGACCTGAGAGCCACTCTCCAGTATGTCCCCGTTGACAGGCTGCTTGTTGAGACCGACTGTCCCTATCTTTCGCCGATGCCTTTCAGAGGCAAGACAAACGAGCCGGCCAACACCGTTTATAACGCTTATGAAATTTCCACAATAAAAAGCATGAATTTATACGATTTTGCGGTACAATTAGAAAAGAACTATAAATATCTTTTTCAGGCTTGA